In Ferrigenium kumadai, the DNA window GGCCGTGCTCGTCGATCACGCGGAAGTTCATCAACAGGTGCGGCGGCAGTTGCTCGAGGCGGAACGCGTCCAGCGGAACGTCGACCTGTTTCTGCTCGCGGATGTAGCGCGCCAGAGCGGACAACAGCGCAGTGTTGGACGGCTGCACCTCGCGACAGAAGGCCGCTGCAAATTCGGGCACAGGCACCATATGCCGGCGCAGCCGCTGTGGCAGCGTCTTGATCAGCTGCTGTACTTTCTCCGCCAGCAGGCCGGGCACCAGCCACTCGCAGCGCGTAGCGCTCACCTGGTTGATGAGTGCGAGCGGCACGCTGAATGTGATGCCGTCGTCGCTCTTGCCAGGCGAGAAGTTGTAGCCCAGTGCGAAACTGACGTTGTCTATCTTCAGTTGCGGCGGGAACTGGTCGGTCGTGATACCTGCCGCCTCATGGCGCATCAGGTCGTCCTTCTTCAGGTACAACAGCTTCGCGTTGTCGCGCTCCGCCTCTTTGCGCCAATGCTCAAACGTCGCACCCTTATGGATGTCCGCAGGGAGGCGGCTGTCGTAAAAGGCAAAGATCAGCTCGTCGTCCACCAGCACGTCGGGGCGGCGCGCCTTGTGTTCCAGCGCCTCGATGTCCGCGATCAGCTTCTGGTTGTGGGCGAAGAATGGCGCGCGCGTGTCGAACTCGCCCTCCACCAGCGCCTGGCGGATGAACACCTCGCGCGACTCGGCGGGATTCATCGGCCCGTAATGCACGCGCTTCTTCGGATTCAGCAACAGGCCATGCAAGGTGCTGCGCTCATAGGCGACCACCTGTCCGGCCTTCTTCTCCCAGTGCGGGTCGTAGTAGTGCCGCTTGATCAGGTGCGCCCCGACCTCTTCCAGCCACTCCGGTTCGATACGCGCGAGGCAACGCCCATACAGACGATGCGTCTCGGTCAGCTCCGCCGCCATCACCCACTTCGCGCCCTTCTTCGCCAGCACCGAATTCGGCGCGATGACGAACTTGATGCCGCGCGCGCCGAGGTACTCGTTACCTTCCACGCCCTTCATGCCGATGTTGCCGAGCAGACCGCAGAGCAGCGCCTTGTGTATCTCCTCGTAGCGCGCGGACTGTTCGTTCGGGTACCCGGGCATAAGTTTTTCGCCTTCCTTCATCCCCATCTCGGCGACCTGCGCGTGCAGCTGCTGGTGCAGCTCGTGCCATTCGCGCAGGCGCAACGGGGACAGGAAATTCTTGCGGCACTCTTCCGCCAGCAGGCGGTTGGATTTCTTGTGCGCTACCGCCTCCTGGAACCACGCCCACACTTTCAGGTAGGCGAGAAAATCGGAGCGTTCGTCGGCAAAACGTTTGTGCGCGGCATCCGCCGCCTCCTGCCGGTCCAGCGGGCGTTCGCGCGGGTCCTGCACCGACAGCGCGCTGGCGATGACAAGGATCTCGTCGAGGCAATGGTATTGCCGTCCCGCCAGCAGCAGGCGAGCGACCTTAGGGTCGAGCGGCAGCTTGGCCAGCTCGTGGCCGATCCGGGTCAACTCCCGGGACTCGTCGATTGCGCCCAATTCGGCGAGCAACTGGTAGCCGTCCGCGATCATGCGCGGGCTGGGCGGTTCGATGAAGGGGAACTCGGCGATGTCGCCCAGGTTGAGCGCGCTCATGCGCAGGATCACGGTGGCCAGCGAGACCCGGAATATCTCCGGGTCGGTGAACTCGCTACGCTGCAGGAAGTCCGCCTCGTCGTACAGGCGGATGCACACGCCGCTCATCACCCGTCCGCAGCGTCCCGCGCGCTGGTTCGCTGCTGCGCGCGAGACCTTCTCGATGTGCAGCTGCTCGACCTTCTGGCGAATGCTGTAGCGGTTCACGCGCGCGAGTCCGCTGTCGATCACGTAGCCAATGTTGGGCACGGTCAACGAAGTCTCCGCGACGTTGGTAGCCAGCACCACGCGGCGCATGCCGGAAGTGGGCTTGAACACCTTGTCCTGTTCCGCCGCCGACAGGCGTGCGAACAGCGGCAGCACCTCGATGCCTTTCGGATGATGCTTGCGCAGCGTTTCCGCCGTGTCGCGTATCTCTCGCTCGCCCGGCAGGAACACCAGTACGTCGCCGCGCAGCCCGCCCGCGGCCAGCTCATCCAGCGCGGAACTCACCGCCTGCGGCACATCCTGAGCCTCTCCTTCATCGCTGAGCTGCAACGGCCGGTAGCGGGTCTCGACCGGGTAGCTGCGCCCCGACACCTCGATCACCTGCGCACCGAAATGCTTCGCGAAGCGATCAGCATCCAGCGTCGCCGAGGTGATGATGAGCTTGAGGTCGGGACGCCGCGGCAGTAGCCGCTTGAGGTAACCCAGCAGGAAATCGATATTGAGCGAACGCTCGTGTGCCTCGTCCACGATGATGGTGTCGTAGCCGCGCAGCAGCGGGTCGCTATGGATCTCCGCCAGCAGGATACCGTCGGTCATTAGCTTGACGCTGGTGTCCGCGGAAACCTTGTCGTTGAAGCGCACCTTGTAGCCAACCGCACCGCCGAGCTCGGTCTTGAGTTCGTGCGCGATGCGCGACGCCACCGAACGTGCCGCCACACGGCGCGGCTGGGTATGGCCGATGCAGCCAAGCACGCCGCGCCCCAGGGTCAGGCATATCTTGGGTAATTGGGTAGTCTTGCCCGACCCGGTCTCGCCGCACACGATGACCACCTGATTGTCGCGGATCGCGCGCGCCAGATCCTCGCGCTTGCCCACCACCGGCAGGTCGGCGGGAAACTCGATAGCGGCGAGGGATTCGAGACGCGCCTTGCGGCGCTGCGCACTTGCGGGCAACACG includes these proteins:
- the hrpA gene encoding ATP-dependent RNA helicase HrpA; this encodes MNTVLPASAQRRKARLESLAAIEFPADLPVVGKREDLARAIRDNQVVIVCGETGSGKTTQLPKICLTLGRGVLGCIGHTQPRRVAARSVASRIAHELKTELGGAVGYKVRFNDKVSADTSVKLMTDGILLAEIHSDPLLRGYDTIIVDEAHERSLNIDFLLGYLKRLLPRRPDLKLIITSATLDADRFAKHFGAQVIEVSGRSYPVETRYRPLQLSDEGEAQDVPQAVSSALDELAAGGLRGDVLVFLPGEREIRDTAETLRKHHPKGIEVLPLFARLSAAEQDKVFKPTSGMRRVVLATNVAETSLTVPNIGYVIDSGLARVNRYSIRQKVEQLHIEKVSRAAANQRAGRCGRVMSGVCIRLYDEADFLQRSEFTDPEIFRVSLATVILRMSALNLGDIAEFPFIEPPSPRMIADGYQLLAELGAIDESRELTRIGHELAKLPLDPKVARLLLAGRQYHCLDEILVIASALSVQDPRERPLDRQEAADAAHKRFADERSDFLAYLKVWAWFQEAVAHKKSNRLLAEECRKNFLSPLRLREWHELHQQLHAQVAEMGMKEGEKLMPGYPNEQSARYEEIHKALLCGLLGNIGMKGVEGNEYLGARGIKFVIAPNSVLAKKGAKWVMAAELTETHRLYGRCLARIEPEWLEEVGAHLIKRHYYDPHWEKKAGQVVAYERSTLHGLLLNPKKRVHYGPMNPAESREVFIRQALVEGEFDTRAPFFAHNQKLIADIEALEHKARRPDVLVDDELIFAFYDSRLPADIHKGATFEHWRKEAERDNAKLLYLKKDDLMRHEAAGITTDQFPPQLKIDNVSFALGYNFSPGKSDDGITFSVPLALINQVSATRCEWLVPGLLAEKVQQLIKTLPQRLRRHMVPVPEFAAAFCREVQPSNTALLSALARYIREQKQVDVPLDAFRLEQLPPHLLMNFRVIDEHGRQLGMSRNFAQLHGELASRVAPVAVAAAAEEKGEGDAAAEQRYTSWSFGAFAETREVRRAGQNVTLFNALVDDGDAVVLRAFDTREAAQVAHRGGLRRLFMLLLKEQVKYLEKNLPDAQKLFMLFMPFGTQQELQQQILALTFDRCCLNDPLPSNEAEFTARGKEAKNRLLLIAQEIARLVGNILNEYQAVQKSLPQIKAHAQAAQDVRAQLEGLCHKRFVAATAYERLQHVPRYLKAISLRIEKLRSNPVRDAQCMSQMQPLLQALQKQRQAQQGKPDPRMDEFAWLLQELRVSLFAQELKTPVIVSVKRLEKMLAAMR